From the genome of Biomphalaria glabrata chromosome 1, xgBioGlab47.1, whole genome shotgun sequence, one region includes:
- the LOC106066596 gene encoding ribitol 5-phosphate transferase FKRP-like, with protein sequence MALRRKYRFNKSFFGFAFFIVLLLYFLLYRNLDITAGESLKSRELSPKFYGAITLDNIGERLTIIIHDFEDFENTLLETTDLIKQSLGHVPVLIISNRLPYPPVKLDSEYAQIITLSKDLYKNYTSACSLQFVNTQYVLLLPDGVKIRNLQQIQHYVQILHSKKITKAVAIPIKEDSLSCSTFDFDYKTWTIVYYSNFSSSANLYHCPQVNGAHALLMETKSFKSLPEPFSRPFPLTFYIQAKIAGWRVKIAKGEKLEVVSKLYSDPHISWKHKKSESERLVDFYTSVGIKHEISVNKMHRYFGCDKDSPRCFGTIVNDMPEYLYEGRWTPPCCLKALRETAAHVFKVLDKCLVKYWLEGGSLLGAARLKDIIPWDYDVDIGIYREEIKQCPELVKAQSESYTDSEGFVWEKANEGDFYRVQYSAVNHLHVDIHPFYSKNGIMTKDTWLPTHRQDVEFPERFLQPLTKIEFAGLNASAPNSVKEFLEFKFGEGVIENPKYPNLQSPK encoded by the coding sequence ATGGCTTTAAGAAGGAAATATCGATTCAACAAATCCTTCTTTGGTTTTGCTTTCTTCATAGTTTTGTTATTATACTTTTTGCTGTATAGAAACCTAGACATTACAGCTGGAGAGAGTTTAAAGAGTAGAGAGCTTAGCCCCAAGTTCTATGGAGCAATCACTTTGGACAATATTGGAGAAAGACTTACTATCATAATTCATGACTTTGAAGACTTTGAAAATACACTTCTTGAAACAACTGATCTTATTAAACAATCTTTAGGACATGTTCCTGTATTAATAATATCTAATCGTTTACCATACCCACCAGTAAAATTAGATTCAGAGTATGCACAGATTATTACTCTGTCAAAGGacttatataaaaactatacCAGTGCTTGCTCTTTACAGTTTGTGAATACAcagtatgttttgttacttCCAGACGGTGTTAAAATTAGGAATCTCCAGCAAATACAACATTATGTCCAGATTTTACATAGCAAAAAAATTACCAAAGCTGTAGCCATTCCTATAAAAGAAGACAGTCTTTCATGTAGTACATTTGATTTTGATTATAAAACATGGACAATAGTTTACTACAGTAACTTCAGCTCATCTGCTAATTTGTATCACTGCCCACAAGTGAATGGTGCACATGCATTATTAATGGAAACTAAGTCTTTCAAATCACTTCCTGAACCATTCTCTCGCCCTTTCCCTTTGACTTTCTATATCCAAGCCAAAATAGCTGGCTGGAGAGTGAAAATAGCAAAAGGTGAAAAATTGGAAGTTGTATCAAAACTGTATTCTGATCCCCATATTAGCTGGAAGCATAAAAAATCAGAATCAGAAAGGCTCGTAGATTTTTATACAAGTGTTGGGATAAAGCATGAAATTTCAgtaaataaaatgcatagataTTTTGGTTGTGATAAAGACAGTCCACGATGTTTTGGTACAATAGTAAATGATATGCCAGAATACTTATATGAAGGCAGATGGACACCTCCATGCTGCCTGAAAGCCCTTAGAGAAACGGCGGCACATGTTTTTAAGGTATTAGACAAATGCCTTGTGAAATACTGGCTGGAAGGAGGGAGTTTATTGGGAGCTGCACGTTTAAAAGATATCATACCATGGGACTATGATGTGGACATAGGGATATACAGAGAGGAAATCAAACAATGTCCTGAACTGGTCAAGGCCCAATCAGAGTCATACACAGACAGTGAAGGGTTTGTGTGGGAAAAAGCTAATGAAGGTGATTTCTATCGGGTGCAGTATTCTGCAGTAAACCATCTTCACGTGGATATTCACCCATTTTACTCCAAGAATGGCATCATGACTAAAGACACTTGGCTTCCAACCCATAGACAAGATGTGGAGTTTCCAGAAAGATTTTTACAGCCATTAACTAAAATAGAGTTTGCTGGTCTCAATGCTAGTGCACCAAATAGTGTCAAAGAGTTTCTAGAATTTAAATTTGGTGAGGGTGTTATTGAAAATCCTAAATACCCAAACTTGCAAAGTccaaaataa